The proteins below come from a single Natrinema sp. SYSU A 869 genomic window:
- a CDS encoding PAS domain S-box protein — MNIRDESPRRGVSMDPIRVLHVDTDPTWTAATAECLERAEVPIETLSVTSASDGLDRLEHTEIDCLVSEYELPEMDGLAFFDAVRATHEEVPFVLYTDSGSEALASEAIGAGVTDYVPKDDGSSGSARLRDGIIGAIETARDHSQCERQLRAVETAREGISLLDDAGQFVYVNQSYADLYGYEPAELIGEHWGLLYPDEDIETVRDEIIPTVMAEGDWYGETTGLRADGSTFVEAHSLSTTGNGDLICTVREMTDRKERERDLERYETIIDALGDPVYTVDSAGRYAFVNDAYAEMTGYEKSDIVGKHVSFLLDEPSVEGGEACITSLLSDDSERQRTYEITVETSDGERIRCEDHLSLLPLENGRYRGVAGVVRNITERKARERELERYETILETIPDEVYTLDADGYLTEVVPPINAEETTTGYEPEEMVGEHVSIIMDDDDIDTAESEIEALLCDDDREHVSFEMETITKDGERHPNENHIAALPTDEDGHFSGTVGVLRNISDRKARERELTAQNERLNRFAGIVSHDLRNPLNVAQGHLEQARETDDCTDEDLEAVAWAHDRMAVLIENLLTVARERDPDPNTEPVDLATLTEDCWRHVETAAAALEIETDAVVQADRARLTQLLENLISNSVEHGSTSPASGSQRDAVEHGSTSPDSQARQDAVEHDDTDLTLTVGELDDADGNGFFVADDGSGIPADERDEVFESGYSSDGAGTGLGLAIVERIAEAHGWTVTVTEGDNGGARFELTGVDLVDRPRTGGDEE; from the coding sequence ATGAACATTCGAGACGAATCCCCGCGTCGGGGCGTCTCAATGGACCCGATTCGCGTCCTCCACGTGGACACCGACCCGACGTGGACGGCCGCAACCGCCGAGTGCCTCGAGCGAGCTGAGGTCCCCATCGAAACGCTCAGTGTGACCAGCGCGAGCGACGGACTCGATCGCCTCGAGCACACCGAGATCGACTGTCTCGTCTCGGAGTACGAACTCCCCGAGATGGACGGACTGGCGTTTTTCGATGCCGTCCGAGCGACCCACGAGGAGGTGCCGTTCGTCCTGTACACCGATTCGGGCTCGGAAGCCCTCGCGAGCGAGGCGATCGGAGCCGGGGTGACGGACTACGTCCCGAAAGACGACGGGAGTAGCGGGTCCGCGAGACTGAGAGACGGGATCATCGGGGCCATCGAGACGGCCCGCGATCACTCGCAATGCGAGCGCCAGCTCCGCGCCGTCGAAACCGCACGGGAAGGCATCAGCCTACTCGACGATGCGGGCCAATTCGTCTACGTGAATCAGTCCTACGCCGACCTCTACGGCTACGAGCCGGCGGAACTGATCGGCGAACACTGGGGTCTACTCTACCCGGACGAGGATATCGAGACCGTCCGCGACGAAATCATTCCGACGGTGATGGCTGAGGGCGACTGGTACGGCGAGACGACCGGCCTGCGGGCGGACGGCAGTACATTCGTCGAGGCCCACTCGCTGTCGACGACCGGCAACGGCGACCTCATCTGTACGGTTCGAGAGATGACGGACCGCAAGGAACGCGAACGCGACCTCGAGCGCTACGAGACGATCATCGACGCCCTCGGGGACCCCGTCTACACGGTCGATTCCGCGGGGCGATACGCGTTCGTCAACGACGCCTACGCCGAGATGACCGGCTACGAGAAGAGCGATATCGTCGGCAAGCACGTCTCATTTCTCCTCGATGAGCCGTCCGTAGAAGGCGGAGAAGCGTGCATCACATCTCTGCTCTCGGACGACAGCGAGCGCCAGCGGACGTACGAGATCACCGTCGAAACGAGCGACGGCGAGCGGATCCGCTGTGAGGACCACCTCTCGCTGTTACCCCTCGAGAACGGCCGATACCGGGGCGTCGCCGGCGTCGTTCGCAACATCACCGAGCGCAAAGCGCGCGAACGTGAACTCGAGCGCTACGAGACGATCCTCGAGACGATTCCCGACGAGGTGTACACGTTGGACGCCGACGGCTATCTCACCGAGGTCGTCCCTCCGATCAACGCCGAGGAAACGACGACGGGGTACGAGCCCGAAGAGATGGTCGGCGAACACGTCTCGATCATCATGGACGACGACGATATCGACACCGCCGAATCGGAAATCGAGGCACTGTTGTGCGACGACGACCGCGAGCACGTGTCGTTCGAAATGGAGACGATCACGAAAGACGGCGAACGCCACCCGAACGAGAACCATATCGCGGCCCTGCCGACGGACGAGGACGGTCACTTCAGCGGGACCGTCGGCGTCTTGCGCAATATTTCCGACCGCAAAGCCCGCGAGCGAGAACTGACGGCACAGAACGAACGCCTCAATCGATTCGCCGGGATCGTCTCCCACGACCTCCGAAACCCACTGAACGTCGCACAGGGCCACCTCGAACAGGCCCGCGAGACCGATGACTGTACCGACGAGGATCTCGAGGCCGTCGCGTGGGCCCACGACCGAATGGCGGTCCTGATTGAGAACCTCTTGACGGTTGCACGTGAGCGGGATCCGGACCCCAACACCGAACCCGTCGATCTCGCGACCCTTACCGAGGACTGCTGGCGGCACGTCGAGACGGCCGCCGCTGCACTAGAGATCGAGACGGACGCCGTCGTCCAAGCCGACCGGGCGCGGCTCACGCAACTCCTCGAGAACCTCATCAGTAATTCCGTGGAACACGGTTCCACGAGCCCCGCTTCGGGATCTCAGCGGGACGCCGTCGAGCATGGCTCGACGAGCCCTGACTCGCAGGCTCGTCAGGACGCCGTCGAACATGACGATACCGACCTGACGCTCACCGTCGGCGAACTCGACGACGCGGACGGCAACGGCTTCTTCGTCGCGGACGACGGCTCCGGCATCCCGGCCGACGAGCGCGACGAGGTGTTCGAGAGCGGCTACTCGAGCGACGGGGCCGGGACCGGTCTCGGGCTCGCGATCGTCGAGCGGATCGCCGAGGCCCACGGCTGGACGGTGACCGTCACCGAGGGGGACAACGGCGGGGCACGGTTCGAACTGACCGGCGTTGACCTGGTCGACCGACCGCGGACCGGCGGCGACGAGGAGTAA
- a CDS encoding CBS domain-containing protein, whose translation MESELSVRDVLTSDYVGVSESDTVREVVRLMREERTSCALVVRGAKPVGIMTEWDVLGLVADDLDPAETTIGDVMTTPVITVGPNRSLTDVATTMARQNIRNVVVEDDDGVAGLITQRDVIAAAGSFQATMTPARSSEPPVDRDRAVVEPGPARATEESDAPLRPNGGDEYTTQGVCEACGSLADSLWDANGQLVCADCRTV comes from the coding sequence ATGGAATCGGAACTGTCCGTCAGAGATGTCTTGACGTCTGATTACGTCGGCGTCAGCGAGTCTGACACCGTCCGCGAGGTCGTTCGACTCATGCGTGAGGAACGGACGAGTTGCGCACTAGTCGTTCGCGGCGCGAAGCCGGTCGGTATCATGACCGAGTGGGACGTGCTTGGGCTCGTCGCCGACGATCTCGATCCGGCCGAGACCACCATCGGCGACGTGATGACGACGCCGGTCATCACGGTCGGTCCCAATCGGTCGCTCACCGACGTCGCGACTACGATGGCCCGCCAGAACATCCGCAACGTCGTCGTCGAAGATGATGACGGCGTCGCCGGCCTGATTACCCAGCGAGACGTCATCGCTGCCGCGGGCTCGTTCCAGGCAACGATGACCCCGGCCCGCTCGAGCGAGCCGCCGGTCGACCGCGATCGAGCGGTCGTCGAACCCGGACCCGCACGCGCGACTGAGGAGAGCGACGCGCCGCTGCGTCCCAACGGCGGCGACGAATACACGACCCAGGGCGTCTGTGAGGCCTGTGGCTCGCTCGCTGACTCGCTCTGGGACGCCAACGGCCAACTGGTCTGTGCGGACTGCCGGACGGTGTGA
- a CDS encoding GTP cyclohydrolase III — MTNTQVTLVQIDNYGPWTVTPEPRREADLQTMQSRLFADISQFVGNRGGYVFFTRFDNMIAVTNGCSLEDHALLQESVGNRYPVSLSLGVATGTSPVQALSDATERLQDAGSAQDENRRECLKGRVIEDDYRADEDIQIAHFDVINATGNYTDELNAFDTFIEIEQGYAELMRHMRYAHDSLSFFVGGDNVIVVCPDLAKGDYEEAVAHVEEAVDVGMQVGVGRGKSAHEAGFEAKHALETCRADGSRVELEWETA, encoded by the coding sequence GTGACTAACACGCAGGTAACGCTCGTTCAGATCGACAACTACGGGCCGTGGACCGTGACGCCGGAGCCGCGTCGGGAGGCCGACCTTCAGACCATGCAGTCCCGACTGTTCGCCGATATCTCTCAGTTCGTGGGCAATCGCGGCGGCTACGTCTTCTTCACTCGCTTCGACAACATGATCGCCGTCACGAACGGCTGCTCGCTCGAAGACCACGCACTGCTACAGGAATCGGTCGGCAACCGCTATCCCGTCAGCCTGAGCCTCGGCGTCGCGACCGGCACGAGTCCGGTTCAAGCGCTGTCCGACGCGACCGAACGCCTACAGGATGCCGGCAGCGCACAGGACGAAAACCGACGCGAGTGTCTCAAGGGCCGAGTCATTGAGGACGACTACCGGGCCGACGAGGACATCCAGATCGCACACTTCGACGTGATCAACGCGACCGGCAACTACACGGACGAACTCAACGCCTTCGACACCTTCATCGAGATCGAGCAGGGGTATGCCGAACTCATGCGACACATGCGCTACGCCCACGACAGTCTCTCCTTTTTCGTCGGCGGCGACAACGTCATCGTCGTCTGTCCCGACCTCGCGAAAGGCGACTACGAGGAGGCCGTCGCCCACGTCGAGGAGGCCGTCGACGTCGGGATGCAGGTCGGCGTCGGCCGCGGGAAGAGCGCCCACGAGGCCGGCTTCGAGGCGAAACACGCACTCGAGACCTGCCGGGCGGACGGGTCCCGGGTCGAACTCGAGTGGGAGACGGCCTGA
- a CDS encoding DUF5785 family protein, giving the protein MSSNWPVDPDGEEGSEGMRKFDMRIIADKVDEEEDYPMDRDEFVEEYGDYPIRINYETVVPLSEIFEYVEPEEFETMLDMHKAVGDAMRAGNFWKYHPQGENPEKKHA; this is encoded by the coding sequence ATGAGCAGCAACTGGCCGGTCGATCCCGACGGCGAGGAGGGCAGCGAGGGGATGCGCAAGTTCGACATGCGGATCATCGCGGACAAAGTCGACGAGGAGGAGGACTACCCGATGGACCGCGACGAGTTCGTCGAGGAGTACGGCGACTACCCGATCCGGATCAACTACGAGACGGTCGTCCCGCTGAGCGAGATCTTCGAGTACGTCGAACCCGAGGAGTTCGAGACGATGCTCGACATGCACAAGGCCGTCGGCGATGCGATGCGCGCTGGTAACTTCTGGAAGTACCACCCGCAGGGCGAGAATCCCGAGAAGAAACACGCCTGA